From the genome of Tindallia californiensis, one region includes:
- a CDS encoding ferritin family protein, with protein sequence MAIDFNASKLLQVLVRNEARVAELYTNLAHQMEEGKGKKLFEILSEDELKHEKIYSELLKKLSDEGTAQVSEEELEYLDSLIENDMFADSDKAMEKIKGKYTKDEALEIAEKVERDGIMYIYELTRLFPELAPKEMKKILNEERRHLKAVLSRAEIDLVKYLRY encoded by the coding sequence ATGGCGATCGATTTTAATGCAAGTAAACTGTTGCAAGTGTTAGTCAGAAATGAAGCAAGAGTAGCGGAACTCTATACAAATTTAGCGCATCAGATGGAGGAGGGGAAAGGGAAAAAATTATTTGAAATTCTTTCGGAAGATGAGTTGAAACATGAAAAGATTTATTCAGAATTGCTTAAAAAACTGTCGGATGAAGGAACGGCGCAGGTATCAGAAGAAGAATTGGAATATTTGGATTCTTTGATAGAAAATGATATGTTTGCGGATTCTGATAAGGCTATGGAAAAAATTAAAGGAAAGTATACCAAAGACGAAGCTCTTGAAATTGCTGAAAAAGTAGAACGAGATGGTATTATGTATATATATGAATTGACGAGACTATTCCCTGAATTGGCGCCAAAAGAAATGAAGAAAATTTTGAATGAAGAAAGAAGACATTTAAAAGCGGTACTTAGTCGGGCGGAGATTGATTTAGTAAAATATCTAAGGTATTAA
- a CDS encoding histidine phosphatase family protein — protein MTTIYLVRHGKTQWNMEKRFQGSGDSPLTEEGIAEISRLAKKMEDKPLKAVYSSTRQRAFLTANQIAKPHHLKVNFKEGLGEINLGSWEGKTHEEIQREDPVGYHHFLYKPHCFKPERGNESLEKVQERSVQALGDIVKEHQNSCVLVVTHAITLRLLLLYYEKRPLEDLWDVAKVRQTSVTELAYLENGVEILRKADISHLNIE, from the coding sequence ATGACGACGATATATTTAGTTAGGCATGGAAAGACTCAATGGAATATGGAAAAAAGATTTCAGGGAAGTGGAGACTCACCTCTTACCGAGGAGGGGATTGCGGAAATTTCAAGACTGGCAAAAAAAATGGAAGATAAACCCTTGAAAGCTGTTTATTCCAGTACCAGGCAACGTGCTTTTTTAACCGCTAATCAAATTGCAAAACCTCATCATTTGAAAGTTAACTTTAAGGAAGGACTCGGTGAAATAAACCTGGGTAGCTGGGAAGGAAAAACTCATGAAGAGATACAGAGGGAAGATCCTGTTGGATATCATCACTTTCTATATAAGCCTCATTGTTTTAAGCCAGAAAGAGGCAATGAATCCCTGGAAAAAGTTCAGGAAAGAAGTGTTCAGGCACTTGGGGATATTGTTAAGGAGCATCAAAATAGCTGTGTTTTGGTAGTGACTCATGCAATAACGCTACGACTATTGTTGTTATATTATGAAAAAAGACCTCTTGAGGATTTGTGGGATGTTGCTAAGGTCAGGCAGACGAGCGTTACGGAATTAGCGTATCTTGAGAATGGGGTTGAAATTCTTCGAAAAGCAGATATCAGCCATTTAAACATTGAGTAG